Below is a genomic region from Scomber scombrus chromosome 3, fScoSco1.1, whole genome shotgun sequence.
GAAATCTTGTAGATGACTAAAGGTTTTCCTCTTTGGAAACACTCAGTCATAGTCTAAGAGTGGTTGCTTATGGTTTGCTGATTTTACACAGCAGATCATTTTTCAGGTACTTCCTGAAAGTATTGTCTCGTATGCCATAGATGATTGGACTAATGGATCGTGGCAGAATCTGTACCGTAATGTAAATAGCAAAGAGGGAGTCCGCAATATTCTTAGGAAACCATCGCAACAGAGCATCTTTCAAATGAGGGGTTGCATATGAAGACATACACAGAAGTAGCTGAAACCCATGGAGGATGATAGTGTTCCTGGCTTTCTTTGCATCTTTGCTGGCTGTCTTTGCAGTAAACAGGATCTTGAAGTAAGTGTAAAATATGGTAATCCAGACTATAACTAAAAACAGTGAATATGTGATATCCCTCTTCTCAATAACTAGAGGATGTGGGAAGACAACTTCCCTGCGGCAAAACACTCGGGAATAAAAGAAGTCCAGCGGCTCTGTGGCTAAAGTGATGAAGAGATCAGGGAGAACAGAAAACATGCTGGTCATCCACATTAAACCAATCAGCATTAAAGTTCTCTTCACAGTACAGATCTGCATGTGGCGAAGGGGGAGGCAGATGGCGATGTAGCACTCCACCGCCATGCAGGCCAGGTTCAGAGGAGTGTTTTCAGTGGTGAAAAGAGCAATCAGGATGAAGATGCAGCAGATGGAGACATTTAATTTGTAGAGGGTGTAGCTGATGACAAACAGGATGACAGTCAGCGTCATTTGGATCATGTCGTTGACCACCAGGTGAA
It encodes:
- the LOC133977993 gene encoding odorant receptor 131-2-like, with product MNVSAANVTVVLQYRDSFTKAVTKNVIVVVLGISINFINANLIHTFRKHQIFYMNPRYVLFIHLVVNDMIQMTLTVILFVISYTLYKLNVSICCIFILIALFTTENTPLNLACMAVECYIAICLPLRHMQICTVKRTLMLIGLMWMTSMFSVLPDLFITLATEPLDFFYSRVFCRREVVFPHPLVIEKRDITYSLFLVIVWITIFYTYFKILFTAKTASKDAKKARNTIILHGFQLLLCMSSYATPHLKDALLRWFPKNIADSLFAIYITVQILPRSISPIIYGIRDNTFRKYLKNDLLCKISKP